One window of the Eucalyptus grandis isolate ANBG69807.140 chromosome 6, ASM1654582v1, whole genome shotgun sequence genome contains the following:
- the LOC104449574 gene encoding uncharacterized protein LOC104449574, with protein MARPLQSTHPAMGAPQLGLVAMTLLLCAFALFMCASHSRRRRRHWQECYGFFEEEAVIELHNDTVILESRADCEGNMFMDGRENDEEEAATAATSVWRKNILLGGKCQLPDFSGVIIYNADGNIVTPPKTPRPLLLTWK; from the coding sequence ATGGCTCGCCCCCTCCAATCGACACACCCGGCAATGGGCGCCCCTCAGCTCGGCCTAGTCGCGATGACCCTCCTCCTCTGCGCCTTCGCGCTGTTCATGTGCGCTTCCCATTccaggaggcggcggcggcactGGCAAGAGTGCTACGGTTTCTTTGAGGAGGAGGCCGTCATAGAGCTCCACAACGACACGGTCATCTTGGAGTCACGAGCGGACTGCGAAGGCAACATGTTCATGGATGGCAGAGAAAACGATGAGGAAGaagccgccaccgccgccacctctgTGTGGCGGAAGAACATTCTCCTGGGCGGCAAGTGTCAGCTACCCGACTTTTCCGGGGTGATAATTTATAATGCCGACGGGAATATAGTCACCCCTCCGAAGACTCCTCGCCCTTTGTTGCTCACATGGAAGTGA